The following are encoded together in the Budorcas taxicolor isolate Tak-1 chromosome 4, Takin1.1, whole genome shotgun sequence genome:
- the RAB19 gene encoding ras-related protein Rab-19, with amino-acid sequence MQFSGSAGAADENFDYLFKIILIGDSNVGKTCVVQHFKSGVYTEAQQNTIGVDFTVRALEIDGKKVKMQVWDTAGQERFRTITQSYYRSAHAAIIAYDLTRRSTFESVPHWIHEIEKYGAANLVIMLIGNKCDLWEKRHVLFEDACILAEKYGLLAVLETSAKESKNIDEVFVLMARELMARHSLPLYGGGAPGSLPLESTPVLMAPALREKNQCTC; translated from the exons ATGCAATTCTCCGGCTCAGCTGGGGCAGCGGACGAGAACTTTGACTATTTGTTCAAGATTATCCTCATCGGGGATTCCAACGTGGGCAAGACGTGTGTCGTGCAGCATTTCAAGTCCGGGGTCTACACAGAGGCACAGCAGAACACGATCGGGGTGGACTTCACTGTGCGTGCCCTGGAGATTGACGGCAAGAAAGTGAAG ATGCAGGTGTGGGACACCGCCGGCCAGGAACGTTTCCGGACCATCACCCAGAGCTACTACCGCAGTGCCCACGCGGCCATCATTGCCTACGACCTCACCCGGCGGTCTACGTTCGAATCTGTTCCTCACTGGATTCACGAGATAGAGAAATACGGAGCAGCGAACTTGGTCATCATGCTGATTG GGAACAAGTGTGACCTGTGGGAAAAACGCCACGTTCTCTTTGAGGATGCCTGCATCCTGGCTGAGAAATACGGTCTCCTAGCTGTTCTGGAAACATCTGCCAAGGAGTCCAAGAATATCGACGAGGTCTTCGTGCTGATGGCCAGGGAGCTGATGGCCCGCCACAGCCTGCCCTTGTACGGGGGCGGTGCCCCGGGCAGCCTCCCGCTGGAGTCCACTCCAGTCCTTATGGCCCCAGCTCTAAGGGAGAAGAATCAGTGCACCTGCTGA